The following coding sequences lie in one Arachis hypogaea cultivar Tifrunner chromosome 4, arahy.Tifrunner.gnm2.J5K5, whole genome shotgun sequence genomic window:
- the LOC112796369 gene encoding uncharacterized protein isoform X3, whose translation MSSNQSSSGSAGVKENASEVVIVDDDKEEGELEEGEIDDDGADPEASVTERVQSVAECGVVASDTDSTSHKLSVREVLEGVTVANVEESFEGTCSTHGAIRNDFTDLTYPTELSRRAKINSVMDWQHSNLRNGAVKLLNRARACFKPHGASGTRISSVCFLLIQLPSNPRDTLPLVTRLWDTYLVDGDALPDFLVYIFASFLLTN comes from the exons ATGTCTTCCAATCAATCATCTTCTGGGTCTGCTGGTGTTAAGGAGAATGCAAGCGAGGTGGTGATTGTGGATGATGATAAAGAGGAAGGAGAGTTGGAGGAGGGTGAGATTGATGATGATGGCGCTGACCCTGAAGCATCAGTAACAGAGAGGGTTCAGAGTGTTGCTGAATGTGGTGTAGTTGCTTCAGATACTGATTCCACATCTCATAAGCTCAGTGTTAGGGAGGTTCTGGAGGGTGTTACAGTTGCTAATGTGGAGGA ATCCTTTGAGGGGACTTGCTCTACTCATGGTGCCATCAGAAATGATTTCACTGACTTGAC GTATCCAACTGAGCTGTCTAGAAGAGCCAAAATTAACTCAGTAATGGATTGGCAACATTCTAATTTACGAAATGGAGCAG TGAAACTTTTGAACCGTGCCAGAGCCTGTTTCAAACCACATGGAGCTTCAGGGACTAGAATTTCTTCAGTTTGCTTTCTACTGATTCAACTGCCTTCTAATCCGCGAG ATACCCTTCCACTTGTCACACGTCTCTGGGACACGTATCTAGTCGATGGAGATGCCTTACCAGATTTTCTTGTGTATATATTTGCCAGTTTTCTTCTAACG AACTAA
- the LOC112796369 gene encoding uncharacterized protein isoform X5 translates to MSSNQSSSGSAGVKENASEVVIVDDDKEEGELEEGEIDDDGADPEASVTERVQSVAECGVVASDTDSTSHKLSVREVLEGVTVANVEESFEGTCSTHGAIRNDFTDLTYPTELSRRAKINSVMDWQHSNLRNGADTLPLVTRLWDTYLVDGDALPDFLVYIFASFLLTN, encoded by the exons ATGTCTTCCAATCAATCATCTTCTGGGTCTGCTGGTGTTAAGGAGAATGCAAGCGAGGTGGTGATTGTGGATGATGATAAAGAGGAAGGAGAGTTGGAGGAGGGTGAGATTGATGATGATGGCGCTGACCCTGAAGCATCAGTAACAGAGAGGGTTCAGAGTGTTGCTGAATGTGGTGTAGTTGCTTCAGATACTGATTCCACATCTCATAAGCTCAGTGTTAGGGAGGTTCTGGAGGGTGTTACAGTTGCTAATGTGGAGGA ATCCTTTGAGGGGACTTGCTCTACTCATGGTGCCATCAGAAATGATTTCACTGACTTGAC GTATCCAACTGAGCTGTCTAGAAGAGCCAAAATTAACTCAGTAATGGATTGGCAACATTCTAATTTACGAAATGGAGCAG ATACCCTTCCACTTGTCACACGTCTCTGGGACACGTATCTAGTCGATGGAGATGCCTTACCAGATTTTCTTGTGTATATATTTGCCAGTTTTCTTCTAACG AACTAA
- the LOC112796369 gene encoding uncharacterized protein isoform X1, which produces MSSNQSSSGSAGVKENASEVVIVDDDKEEGELEEGEIDDDGADPEASVTERVQSVAECGVVASDTDSTSHKLSVREVLEGVTVANVEESFEGTCSTHGAIRNDFTDLTYPTELSRRAKINSVMDWQHSNLRNGAVKLLNRARACFKPHGASGTRISSVCFLLIQLPSNPRDTLPLVTRLWDTYLVDGDALPDFLVYIFASFLLTVLSIYITTI; this is translated from the exons ATGTCTTCCAATCAATCATCTTCTGGGTCTGCTGGTGTTAAGGAGAATGCAAGCGAGGTGGTGATTGTGGATGATGATAAAGAGGAAGGAGAGTTGGAGGAGGGTGAGATTGATGATGATGGCGCTGACCCTGAAGCATCAGTAACAGAGAGGGTTCAGAGTGTTGCTGAATGTGGTGTAGTTGCTTCAGATACTGATTCCACATCTCATAAGCTCAGTGTTAGGGAGGTTCTGGAGGGTGTTACAGTTGCTAATGTGGAGGA ATCCTTTGAGGGGACTTGCTCTACTCATGGTGCCATCAGAAATGATTTCACTGACTTGAC GTATCCAACTGAGCTGTCTAGAAGAGCCAAAATTAACTCAGTAATGGATTGGCAACATTCTAATTTACGAAATGGAGCAG TGAAACTTTTGAACCGTGCCAGAGCCTGTTTCAAACCACATGGAGCTTCAGGGACTAGAATTTCTTCAGTTTGCTTTCTACTGATTCAACTGCCTTCTAATCCGCGAG ATACCCTTCCACTTGTCACACGTCTCTGGGACACGTATCTAGTCGATGGAGATGCCTTACCAGATTTTCTTGTGTATATATTTGCCAGTTTTCTTCTAACG GTACTATCTATCTATATAACAACAATATGA
- the LOC112796369 gene encoding uncharacterized protein isoform X4 translates to MSSNQSSSGSAGVKENASEVVIVDDDKEEGELEEGEIDDDGADPEASVTERVQSVAECGVVASDTDSTSHKLSVREVLEGVTVANVEESFEGTCSTHGAIRNDFTDLTYPTELSRRAKINSVMDWQHSNLRNGADTLPLVTRLWDTYLVDGDALPDFLVYIFASFLLTVLSIYITTI, encoded by the exons ATGTCTTCCAATCAATCATCTTCTGGGTCTGCTGGTGTTAAGGAGAATGCAAGCGAGGTGGTGATTGTGGATGATGATAAAGAGGAAGGAGAGTTGGAGGAGGGTGAGATTGATGATGATGGCGCTGACCCTGAAGCATCAGTAACAGAGAGGGTTCAGAGTGTTGCTGAATGTGGTGTAGTTGCTTCAGATACTGATTCCACATCTCATAAGCTCAGTGTTAGGGAGGTTCTGGAGGGTGTTACAGTTGCTAATGTGGAGGA ATCCTTTGAGGGGACTTGCTCTACTCATGGTGCCATCAGAAATGATTTCACTGACTTGAC GTATCCAACTGAGCTGTCTAGAAGAGCCAAAATTAACTCAGTAATGGATTGGCAACATTCTAATTTACGAAATGGAGCAG ATACCCTTCCACTTGTCACACGTCTCTGGGACACGTATCTAGTCGATGGAGATGCCTTACCAGATTTTCTTGTGTATATATTTGCCAGTTTTCTTCTAACG GTACTATCTATCTATATAACAACAATATGA
- the LOC112796369 gene encoding uncharacterized protein isoform X2, with translation MSSNQSSSGSAGVKENASEVVIVDDDKEEGELEEGEIDDDGADPEASVTERVQSVAECGVVASDTDSTSHKLSVREVLEGVTVANVEESFEGTCSTHGAIRNDFTDLTYPTELSRRAKINSVMDWQHSNLRNGAVKLLNRARACFKPHGASGTRISSVCFLLIQLPSNPRDTLPLVTRLWDTYLVDGDALPDFLVYIFASFLLTVSSNMG, from the exons ATGTCTTCCAATCAATCATCTTCTGGGTCTGCTGGTGTTAAGGAGAATGCAAGCGAGGTGGTGATTGTGGATGATGATAAAGAGGAAGGAGAGTTGGAGGAGGGTGAGATTGATGATGATGGCGCTGACCCTGAAGCATCAGTAACAGAGAGGGTTCAGAGTGTTGCTGAATGTGGTGTAGTTGCTTCAGATACTGATTCCACATCTCATAAGCTCAGTGTTAGGGAGGTTCTGGAGGGTGTTACAGTTGCTAATGTGGAGGA ATCCTTTGAGGGGACTTGCTCTACTCATGGTGCCATCAGAAATGATTTCACTGACTTGAC GTATCCAACTGAGCTGTCTAGAAGAGCCAAAATTAACTCAGTAATGGATTGGCAACATTCTAATTTACGAAATGGAGCAG TGAAACTTTTGAACCGTGCCAGAGCCTGTTTCAAACCACATGGAGCTTCAGGGACTAGAATTTCTTCAGTTTGCTTTCTACTGATTCAACTGCCTTCTAATCCGCGAG ATACCCTTCCACTTGTCACACGTCTCTGGGACACGTATCTAGTCGATGGAGATGCCTTACCAGATTTTCTTGTGTATATATTTGCCAGTTTTCTTCTAACGGTGAGCAGCAATATGGGGTAG
- the LOC112796369 gene encoding uncharacterized protein isoform X6 produces MSSNQSSSGSAGVKENASEVVIVDDDKEEGELEEGEIDDDGADPEASVTERVQSVAECGVVASDTDSTSHKLSVREVLEGVTVANVEESFEGTCSTHGAIRNDFTDLTYPTELSRRAKINSVMDWQHSNLRNGAEPVSNHMELQGLEFLQFAFY; encoded by the exons ATGTCTTCCAATCAATCATCTTCTGGGTCTGCTGGTGTTAAGGAGAATGCAAGCGAGGTGGTGATTGTGGATGATGATAAAGAGGAAGGAGAGTTGGAGGAGGGTGAGATTGATGATGATGGCGCTGACCCTGAAGCATCAGTAACAGAGAGGGTTCAGAGTGTTGCTGAATGTGGTGTAGTTGCTTCAGATACTGATTCCACATCTCATAAGCTCAGTGTTAGGGAGGTTCTGGAGGGTGTTACAGTTGCTAATGTGGAGGA ATCCTTTGAGGGGACTTGCTCTACTCATGGTGCCATCAGAAATGATTTCACTGACTTGAC GTATCCAACTGAGCTGTCTAGAAGAGCCAAAATTAACTCAGTAATGGATTGGCAACATTCTAATTTACGAAATGGAGCAG AGCCTGTTTCAAACCACATGGAGCTTCAGGGACTAGAATTTCTTCAGTTTGCTTTCTACTGA